Within the Deltaproteobacteria bacterium genome, the region TTCCATGGGCGCATTCTGGGCAGGTCTTGCAGGGGTTTTTTTTGCAGGAAAATTCGCCTTTGTTTCGCCGGAGAGTTTTACATTCTTTGAGTCTGTATTTGTCCTTGCAATGGTTGTGCTTGGAGGCATGGGAAGCATCCCCGGCGCAATAATCGGCGCAGTAATCCTTATTATATTACCGGAGGTTTTAAGGGGACTTGCAAGCTACAGAATGCTTATCTTTGGCGCAGCCCTTGTTGCCATGATGATATTCAGGCCGCAGGGTCTTATCGGCAGCCCAAGACGAAAGGTTGAACTCCATCCGGAAGATGAGAAGATTTATGTTCAGGAGATGGAGTCATTATATGAGGCGGAACACAGATGAGCCATGTCTCTACGGCAGATTAAACGGAAACCCTTTTCCGCTCTTTGCTGCCTTTATAAGGCGACTTATATGTTTAATCTCCACCCCAAAAGAAAACCCCTTTGCCCTCTTTAATGCCTTTTCAAATAACACAGAGGCGCTTTTAGTCCTGCCGTTTAAAAACTCAAGCTCGCCAATGGAAAGTTCGCAGTATGAAAGGCCTCTTTCATCTTTTGTCTCATTAAATAATTTCCGCGCCTTTATAAAATCACCTTTGGCATTTTTAAAATCGCCCATCATCTTAAAGGCAGTCCCCTCGCCCCACAATGTGTATGCAAAGCTCACCTTATCGCCAATCTTTTTATAATACCCCTTTGCCTTTTTAAAATATTTTAGAGAGCCTTTAAAATTGCCCTTCATCCGTGTGGCATTGGCAAGGCCGCAGTAAGAATAGGCTATGCCGAAGGTATCTTTCAGTCCCCTGAAAATTTCATTCGCCTTTGAGTAGTATCTGCAAGAATCATCTATCCTGCCTAATATTCTTGAAGCGCCCCCAAGACCGCACAGGCAGTAGCCAATGCCTGATGTGTCTTTCATAGCCGTAAACCTGCTTATCGCCTGCTTAAATGTTTGTAGGGCCTTTTTCAAATCACCCTTTATCCTGTAAGCCCCTCCCTTTGCCCAGAGCAGAAAGGCAAGCCCTGTCTTGTCTTTAATTTTTTCATAAAACCTTTCGCCCTTTGAAAATATCTTAAGCGCATCCTTGTGCCTGCCCATTGCCCTTAAAACAAGCCCGATGCCGATAAGCGCATCTGCGGCAGATGACTCGTCTCTTATTTGCCCGGCAATGGAATAGGCCTTCTCATAATTGGATTTTGACAGTTCATATTTTCCAATCATCCTCCAGCAATCTCCAAGGCTTAAGAGACAGGACAGCTCTTCTCCCTTGTCTTTGCACATCCCTTTTGCCTTGATATACAGGCCGGCGGCCTCATTGAATTTAGAGGCTACCCGTTTTTTCTCTGCCTGCTCAAATATTTTTTCAAAATCTTGCAT harbors:
- a CDS encoding tetratricopeptide repeat protein, with amino-acid sequence MQDFEKIFEQAEKKRVASKFNEAAGLYIKAKGMCKDKGEELSCLLSLGDCWRMIGKYELSKSNYEKAYSIAGQIRDESSAADALIGIGLVLRAMGRHKDALKIFSKGERFYEKIKDKTGLAFLLWAKGGAYRIKGDLKKALQTFKQAISRFTAMKDTSGIGYCLCGLGGASRILGRIDDSCRYYSKANEIFRGLKDTFGIAYSYCGLANATRMKGNFKGSLKYFKKAKGYYKKIGDKVSFAYTLWGEGTAFKMMGDFKNAKGDFIKARKLFNETKDERGLSYCELSIGELEFLNGRTKSASVLFEKALKRAKGFSFGVEIKHISRLIKAAKSGKGFPFNLP